The Amphiprion ocellaris isolate individual 3 ecotype Okinawa chromosome 6, ASM2253959v1, whole genome shotgun sequence genome contains a region encoding:
- the ptger4a gene encoding prostaglandin E receptor 4 (subtype EP4) a has translation MNNQSMTGRTMVPTIPSVMFIFGVVGNVIAIVVLCKSRKEQKETTFYTLVCGLAVTDLLGTLLASPVTIAIYVKGSWPGEDPLCQYFGFTMLFFSLAGLSIICAMSVERYIAINHAYFYNDFVDQKLAGLTLVAIYVSNALFCALPIMGFGQVKKQYPQTWCFLEWRSNKTSDAAYSYMYAGFSSLLILVTVICNVLVCGALIRMHRRFVRRMSLGTDLGRNVDPRRRGRSFGRLAGAEIQMVILLIGTSAVILICSIPLVAQVFLNQLYKTPVELRLDKNPDLRAIRFASFNPILDPWIYILLRKAVLLKLIDKIKCLFCKMGERRQQRQGTFPCIDAHQLSSVISNRDSQSLVSHDLRDVTSTSQTFLYLPEGSELYTGNCHKADRLSHSQPSSVRNSQVSYSSEKGGIEAETREMTNVTTAFSALPCPKDPALQVTLNTETVEEKCI, from the exons ATGAATAATCAGTCGATGACAGGGAGGACCATGGTCCCGACCATTCCGTCCGTTATGTTCATTTTCGGGGTGGTTGGCAATGTCATCGCCATCGTGGTTCTTTGTAAATCCCGCAAAGAACAGAAGGAGACTACGTTTTATACGCTGGTGTGTGGACTGGCGGTCACGGACCTCCTGGGCACACTGCTGGCCAGTCCGGTCACCATCGCCATTTATGTGAAAGGTTCGTGGCCCGGAGAGGACCCGCTGTGCCAGTACTTTGGTTTCACCAtgctcttcttctctctggCCGGGCTCAGCATCATCTGTGCCATGTCAGTGGAGAGGTACATCGCTATAAACCATGCCTACTTCTACAATGACTTTGTGGACCAAAAACTGGCGGGTTTGACTCTCGTAGCGATCTACGTCTCCAACGCACTTTTCTGCGCTCTACCGATTATGGGCTTTGGACAGGTGAAGAAACAATACCCGCAAACTTGGTGTTTTTTAGAGTGGAGGAGCAACAAGACCAGCGATGCCGCCTACTCCTACATGTACGCGGGGTTCAGCTCTCTGCTCATTCTCGTCACTGTTATTTGTAACGTGCTGGTGTGTGGGGCTTTGATCCGAATGCACCGGCGCTTCGTGCGCAGGATGTCACTGGGAACCGATCTGGGGCGCAACGTGGACCCGCGGAGGAGAGGACGCAGCTTTGGTCGTCTGGCTGGTGCAGAGATTCAGATGGTCATTTTGCTGATAGGCACATCGGCAGTGATCCTCATCTGCTCCATCCCACTTGTT GCTCAGGTATTTCTGAACCAGCTTTACAAGACTCCAGTGGAGCTGCGGCTGGATAAAAACCCTGATCTACGAGCAATACGCTTTGCCTCCTTTAACCCTATTCTTGATCCCTGGATCTACATCCTGCTCCGCAAGGCTGTTCTCCTCAAGCTCATCGACAAGATCAAGTGCCTGTTTTGTAAAATGGGAGAAAGGAGGCAACAGAGACAGGGAACCTTCCCCTGCATAGACGCTCATCAGCTGTCCTCGGTCATCTCTAACCGGGACTCTCAGTCTTTGGTGTCTCATGACCTGCGAGATGTCACCAGCACCTCCCAGACTTTCCTCTATCTGCCAGAGGGAAGTGAATTGTACACTGGAAACTGTCATAAGGCAGACAGACTCTCTCATTCGCAACCGTCTTCGGTCAGAAACTCGCAAGTTTCTTATTCATCTGAGAAGGGCGGCATTGAGGCTGAGACCAGAGAAATGACAAATGTAACCACAGCTTTTTCAGCCTTGCCTTGTCCAAAAGATCCAGCACTTCAGGTGACGTTGAACACTGAGACGGTGGAGGAGAAATGCATCTGA